The following proteins are co-located in the Streptomyces bottropensis ATCC 25435 genome:
- a CDS encoding DUF6215 domain-containing protein has protein sequence MSTAAQVISAVATVGVLLGGLWALGDLLDQTPQTLGPAACSSSDDASPAPRGRVSGARLCTALNRADLPALLGTPTEQAVSASGSESESKWADGTKTVTPEAKVELDTYAVELSASYEDLPVGESVGYLGADATSRTVLGHRAVLYSGQTIAISFRLDGSDAESGPGGVARRLLVATDPKDSGSTYEIVIWRQDSQRPDDQALFRIAEKVLPTLPGWKPAG, from the coding sequence ATGAGCACGGCGGCCCAGGTGATCTCGGCGGTGGCGACCGTCGGAGTGCTCCTGGGTGGCCTGTGGGCACTGGGAGACCTCCTCGACCAGACGCCCCAGACCCTGGGACCGGCCGCGTGCTCGTCCTCCGACGACGCCTCGCCCGCTCCGCGGGGCAGGGTCTCCGGGGCGCGGCTGTGCACCGCCCTGAACCGCGCCGACCTGCCCGCGCTCCTCGGCACCCCGACCGAGCAGGCGGTGAGCGCGTCGGGCAGCGAGAGCGAGTCGAAGTGGGCCGACGGCACCAAAACGGTCACCCCCGAGGCGAAGGTCGAGCTGGACACCTACGCGGTGGAGCTGTCGGCGTCCTACGAGGACCTCCCGGTCGGCGAGTCGGTCGGCTACCTGGGCGCCGACGCCACGAGCAGGACCGTCCTGGGACACCGGGCGGTCCTGTACTCGGGACAGACCATCGCCATCTCCTTCAGGCTCGACGGCAGCGACGCCGAGTCCGGCCCCGGCGGCGTCGCCCGCCGGCTGCTGGTCGCGACCGACCCGAAGGACAGCGGCAGCACCTACGAAATCGTCATCTGGCGCCAGGACTCCCAACGGCCCGACGACCAGGCCCTGTTCCGGATCGCCGAGAAGGTCCTGCCGACACTCCCGGGCTGGAAACCGGCCGGCTGA